A DNA window from Mastacembelus armatus chromosome 11, fMasArm1.2, whole genome shotgun sequence contains the following coding sequences:
- the cpsf1 gene encoding cleavage and polyadenylation specificity factor subunit 1 yields the protein MYAVYRQAHTPTAVEFSVYCNFISSKEKNLVVAGTSQLFVYRIIHDVEITSKSDKSSESKSRKEKLEQVASFSLFGNVMSMASVQLVGASRDALLLSFKDAKLSVVEYDPGTHDLKTLSLHYFEEPELRDGFVQNVHIPIVRVDPENRCAVMLVYGTKLVVLPFRKDTLADEQEGGVGEGPKSSFLPSYIIDVRELDEKLLNIIDMKFLHGYYEPTLLILFEPNQTWPGRVAVRQDTCSIVAISLNIMQRVHPVIWSLSNLPFDCTQVMAVPKPIGGVVVFAVNSLLYLNQSVPPYGVSLNSQTTGTTAFPLRVQDEVKITLDCSQSDFIAYDKMVISLKGGEIYVLTLITDGMRSVRAFHFDKAAASVLTTCMVTMEPGYLFLGSRLGNSLLLKYTEKLQETPIEEGKDKQDKEKERDKDKQEEPPNKKKRVESSTNWTDEVDEIEVYGSEAQSGTQLATYSFEVCDSILNIGPCANASMGEPAFLSEEFQSNPEPDLEVVVCSGYGKNGALSVLQRSIRPQVVTTFELPGCHDMWTVISSEVREDKKGVKSDDSEDGIETESGEDGEEREKEKEEEEKEEEGRTEPPLEDDMKKHGFLILSREDSTMILQTGQEIMELDTSGFATQGPTVFAGNIGDNKYIIQVSPMGIRLLEGVTQLHFIPVDLGSPIVHCSVADPYVVIMTAEGVVTMFALKTDSYMGKTHRLALQKPQIPTQARMIALCAYRDVSGIFTTENKVSCSVKEDTIIRGHSEAETIIQDLSNTVDDEEEMLYGDSNASAAPAKEEITRSFMAPAPSGSEGSSSKAEPTHWCMIIRENGVMEIYQLPDWRLVFLVKNFPVGQRVLVDSSSGQSATQGEGKKEEVTRQGEIPLVKEVVLVSLGNNHSRPYLLVHVEQELLIYEAFPYDQQQPQNNLKVRFKKVPHNINFREKKSKLKKDKKAESGVTEDISAVKSRIARFRYFEDISGYSGVFICGPSPHWMLVTSRGALRLHPMTIDGSIESFSPFHNINCPKGFLYFNKQGELRISVLPTYLSYDAPWPVRKIPLRCTVHYVSYHVESKVYAVCTSVKEPCTRIPRMTGEEKEYEIIERDERYIHPQQEKFSIQLISPVSWEAIPNARIDLEEWEHVTCMKTVALRSQETVSGLKGYIAAGTCLMQGEEVTCRGRILILDVIEVVPEPGQPLTKNKFKVLYEKEQKGPVTALCHCNGYLVSAIGQKIFLWVLKDNDLTGMAFIDTQLYIHQMISIKNFILAADLMKSISLLRYQEESKTLSLVSRDAKPLEVYSIEFMVDNNQLGFLVSDRDKNLYVYMYLPEAKESFGGMRLLRRADFNAGAHINTLWRMPCRGALDTGSKKSLTWDNKHITWFATLDGGVGLLLPMQEKTYRRLLMLQNALTTMLPHHAGLNPKAFRMLHSDRRSLQNAVRNILDGELLNKYLYLSTMERSELAKKIGTTQDIILDDLLEIDRVTAHF from the exons AGTCCAAATCTCGcaaggagaagctggagcaggtgGCATCCTTTTCTCTCTTCGGCAATGTTATGTCTATGGCCAGTGTGCAGCTTGTAGGAGCCAGCAGAGATGCGCTCCTTCTCAGTTTCAAAGATGCCAAG TTGTCTGTAGTGGAGTATGACCCTGGAACACATGATCTCAAGACATTGTCACTTCATTACTTTGAGGAGCCAGAGCTCAGG gATGGCTTTGTACAGAATGTACACATTCCCATTGTCCGTGTCGATCCAGAGAATCGCTGTGCTGTAATGCTTGTTTATGGCACCAAGCTTGTAGTGTTGCcgttcagaaaagacacactAGCTGATGAGCAGGAGGGTGGAGTTGGCGAAGG ACCTAAATCCAGCTTCCTACCTAGCTACATCATCGATGTCCGTGAGCTGGACGAGAAGCTGCTGAACATCATTGACATGAAGTTCCTGCATGGCTACTATGAGCCCACATTGCTCATCCTATTTGAGCCCAACCAGACGTGGCCTGG ACGTGTGGCTGTGCGTCAGGACACGTGTAGCATTGTTGCCATCTCCCTCAACATCATGCAGAGGGTCCATCCTGTCATCTGGTCTCTCAGTAATCTGCCCTTTGACTGCACACAGGTCATGGCTGTTCCCAAACCCATTG GTGGTGTGGTGGTGTTCGCTGTGAATTCATTGCTGTATCTGAACCAGAGTGTTCCACCATATGGTGTTTCTCTGAATTCTCAGACCACTGGCACCACAGCCTTCCCGCTGC GTGTACAGGATGAAGTGAAGATCACATTAGACTGTTCCCAGTCTGACTTCATTGCCTATGATAAGATGGTCATCTCTCTGAAAGGAGGAGAAAT TTACGTATTGACCCTCATTACTGATGGCATGAGGAGTGTTCGGGCTTTCCACTTTGACAAAGCAGCTGCAAGCGTCCTCACAACCTGT ATGGTGACCATGGAACCTGGCTACCTTTTCCTGGGTTCCCGCCTTGGAAACTCCCTGCTCCTGAAGTACACAGAGAAACTTCAGGAGACACCAATAGAGGAGGGAAAAGATAAacaggacaaagagaaagagagggataAAGACAAACAG GAGGAACCACCAAACAAAAAGAAGCGAGTAGAATCTTCCACCAACTGGACCG atgaggtggatgaGATAGAAGTGTATGGAAGTGAGGCCCAGTCAGGCACTCAACTGGCCACCTACTCCTTTGAG GTATGTGATAGCATACTCAACATCGGACCTTGTGCAAATGCCTCCATGGGTGAGCCTGCCTTCTTGTCTGAAGAG TTTCAGAGCAACCCTGAGCCAGACCTGGAGGTTGTAGTGTGCTCTGGTTATGGGAAGAATGGTGCACTGTCTGTGCTTCAG AGAAGCATCCGACCACAAGTAGTCACAACGTTTGAGTTGCCAGGTTGTCACGACATGTGGACAGTCATCTCAAGTGAAGTCAGGGAAGACAAAAAA GGTGTAAAAAGTGATGATTCAGAGGATGGGATAGAGACTGAAAGTGGTGAGGATGGTGAAGAgcgagaaaaagagaaggaggaggaggagaaagaggaggaagggaggacAGAGCCTCCCCTGGAGGATGATATGAAGAAGCACGGCTTTCTCATTCTGAGCAGAGAGGATTCAACCATG ATACTTCAGACTGGTCAGGAGATCATGGAGCTGGACACCAGTGGTTTTGCCACACAGGGTCCCACTGTGTTTGCTGGAAACATTGGTGACAACAAGTACATCATCCAAGTGTCCCCCATGGGTATTCGGCTACTGGAAGGAG TAACACAGCTGCACTTCATCCCAGTGGACCTGGGCTCTCCCATAGTGCATTGCTCTGTTGCTGACCCTTACGTGGTCATCATGACTGCAGAGGGAGTGGTCACCATGTTTGCACTGAAGACCGACTCATACATGGGGAAGACACACCGACTGGCTCTGCAGAAGCCACAGATCCCCACT CAAGCACGCATGATCGCATTGTGCGCGTACCGTGATGTAAGCGGCATTTtcaccacagaaaacaaagtgagCTGCTCTGTCAAAGAGGACACTATCATCAGGGGTCATTCTGAAGCAGAGACTATCATCCAGGACCTCAG taacACAGtggatgatgaagaagaaatgctGTATGGAGACTCCAACGCCAGTGCAGCGCCCGCAAAGGAGGAAATCACCCGCAGCTTTATGGCACCAGCTCCTTCTGGAAGTGAGGGAAGCTCGAGCAAAGCAGAACCCACACACTGGTGCATGATCATCAGGGAAAACGGGGTCATGGAG ATTTACCAGTTGCCGGACTGGCGCTTGGTGTTCCTTGTGAAGAACTTTCCTGTTGGCCAGAGGGTGCTGGTTGACAGTTCTTCTGGCCAATCAGCAACACAGGGGGAGGGCAAAAAGGAAGAAGTAACACGTCAAGGAGAGATCCCATTAGTCAAAGAAGTGGTTTTGGTCTCACTTGGCAACAATCATAGCAGACCATATTTACTG GTCCATGTGGAGCAGGAGCTTTTGATCTATGAAGCGTTCCCATATGATCAACAGCAGCCACAAAACAACCTGAAAGTTCGCTTCAAAAAA GTGCCCCACAACATTAACTtcagagaaaagaaatcaaAGCTCAAGAAAGATAAGAAGGCAGAGAGTGGTGTCACTGAGGACATTTCAGCTGTGAAAAGTCGGATTGCCAGGTTCAGATACTTTGAGGACATCTCTGGATACTCAGGG GTGTTTATCTGTGGACCATCACCTCACTGGATGCTGGTCACATCTCGGGGGGCGCTGAGGCTTCACCCTATGACCATTGATGGCTCCATTGAGTCTTTTTCACCTTTTCATAACATCAACTGTCCCAAAGGTTTCCTCTACTTCAACAAACAG ggtGAGCTGAGGATAAGTGTCCTGCCCACCTATCTGTCCTACGATGCCCCTTGGCCAGTTAGAAAAATCCCACTGAGGTGCACCGTGCACTACGTCTCCTACCATGTCGAGTCAAAG GTGTATGCTGTGTGCACTAGTGTGAAAGAGCCATGCACGCGCATCCCAAGAATGactggagaggagaaggagTACGAAATCATAGAACGAG ATGAACGTTACATTCATCCTCAGCAGGAAAAGTTCTCCATCCAGCTCATCTCTCCAGTCAGCTGGGAAGCCATTCCCAACGCAAG GATTGACCTGGAAGAGTGGGAACATGTGACCTGTATgaagacagtggcactgaggaGTCAGGAGACGGTGTCGGGCCTGAAGGGCTACATCGCAGCAGGGACCTGTCTGATGCAGGGGGAGGAAGTCACCTGCAGGGGCCGG ATTTTGATCCTGGATGTGATAGAAGTGGTCCCAGAGCCAGGCCAGCCCCTCACTAAGAACAAGTTCAAAGTACTGTATGAGAAGGAGCAGAAGGGGCCGGTGACAGCTCTGTGTCACTGTAACGGATACCTGGTGTCAGCCATCGGACAGAAG ATCTTCCTCTGGGTTCTGAAGGACAATGACCTGACCGGCATGGCCTTCAtcgacacccagctctacatCCACCAGATGATCAGCATCAAGAATTTTATCTTGGCCGCAGACCTAATGAAGAGCATCTCACTGCTCCGCTACCAGGAGGAAAGCAAAACGCTGTCACTTGTCAGCAGG GATGCAAAGCCCCTTGAGGTCTACAGCATTGAATTCATGGTGGATAATAACCAGCTTGGGTTCTTGG TGTCAGATCGAGACAAGAACCTCTATGTATATATGTATCTCCCTGAAG CTAAAGAGAGCTTTGGAGGAATGCGTCTGCTGAGGCGAGCTGACTTTAATGCCGGAGCCCACATTAACACTTTGTGGCGGATGCCATGCAGAGGAGCCCTGGACACTGGCAGCAAGAAGTCTCTGACCTGGGACAACAAGCACATCACTTGGTTTG CAACCCTGGATGGAGGAGTCGGCTTGCTCCTCCCCATGCAGGAGAAGACTTACCGACGACTGCTGATGTTACAAAATGCTCTCACCACCATGTTGCCTCATCACGCTGGTCTAAACCCAAAGGCCTTCAG AatgctgcacagtgacagaCGAAGCCTTCAGAACGCTGTGAGAAACATCCTGGATGGAGAACTACTCAACAAGTACTTGTACCTCAGCACAATGGAGCGCAGTGAGCTGGCCAAGAAGATTGGTACCACTCAGGACATA ATCCTGGATGACCTTCTGGAGATCGACAGAGTAACAGCTCATTTCTGA